The DNA sequence AATATTGCAGAGACGCAGTGGCTTCTTCTGTGTTGTGGTTTCTAGGAAGAAAAGTGAAGCCGTTAACTAAACACCCAAACGAAAGGTCTGAAGTTAGAGAGCAGGAAAGTGAGCCAGTGAGATGGAAGAATAAATTCTGTTGTATTTcatagtacattttctttttttttttttgagacatgataTTGCTTtgctagccaggctggagtgcagcggcatgatcactgctcagtgtagcctcgaacttctgggctcaagtgatcctcctgcctcagcctcccgagtagctgggaccacaggtgtgaatcaccaggCCCGGATAACTGTTTCTATTTTTACAATAGAGACGGGgacttgctttgttgctcaggttggtctcaaacgcctgacctcaagtggtccttctgcctcggcctccgaaactgctgggattacaggcatgaaccacagtacCCAGCCAACACGattattattcattcaacatgtaTTGACTGAGTgtggccggcacggtggctcacgcctataattccagcactttgggaggcggagggggcagatcacttgaagcgaggagtttgacactagcctcaccaatgtggcaaaacccatctctactaaaaatataaaaattagccaggtgtggtggcacaggcttgtaatcccagctaatcaggaggttgaggcacgagaatcgcttgaatccaggagacagaggttgcagtgagctgagatggcgccgctccactccagccggggcaacagtgAGAATGAGCACATAACagacgtgccaggcactgttccggGAGCCAGGGATCCCGCCACGAGCACCCGTGGCGCCGGGGAACATGGGTTCTAGTTGGGAAAGCAGAGAACAGACACCCACGTGAGCAGCCTGGGGCCCGCCGTGCCCATTGACCTGCTGTGGGAACCAAGGCggggaagggaggcagaggaaggttTCAACTCTGAACGGGTGCTGAGGGAAGGCCTTGCTGagaaggtgaggaggaggaggtgagggagcaAGGCAGGGCCGGTCTGGGAAGAGCCTTCTGCACGGAGGTGAGAGAAAGTGTCCAGGCCCTGGGGCTGGCCTTGTCCTGCAGCGTGGGAGCAGCTCCAGGAGGCTGGGGAGACGGGCAGGAAGGGAATcctgggagaggggaaggaaaggtgtgggtggtggtggagggCTGCTGAGGAGTCTTGCATTTCCTCTGGAAGTACTTTGGCTTTATTCTTGCAGAGATGGGTCCACCCCAGGGCTATGTGACAGATAGACCGGGACAGGCTGGGGCGTGCCAGGGTAGACTGGAAGGCAAACGCAGTCGGGATCATTGCCACCCTCCAGGGACGCTCTAGAGGTGGTGGGGCCAGGCGGGAGCTGGCAGGGGTGCGTGCTGGCCAGGGGTGTGTTTTGTAAGAGCAGCCAGCAGGGGTTTCCGATGTCTGGGACATGTGTGTGGAGGGAAGGACGGGAGTCCTGGATGACGCGAGTGTTGTGACCTGTGAACCTGGACAGATCTGCCACTCACTGAGCTGAGAGGGGAGAACAGGCACATCTCCGGGGGAGAAGCCACTTCGGGTGGAACAAGCCCGTGAGGCAGCTGAGGGGAGATGCTGAGTGCACAGCGGGTGTGAGTCTGAGAGCAGGGGAACCacgcaggagggagggagaaatggcaTCAGTCAACCACGTAGTACTGCAGTTTAAGAGATttggggagggggagtggggagtgcacatcctgggAGGTGCCTGTGGCTGGTGCCTCTGGACACGGTGGTAGGGCTGGGCATCCCTTCTGCTGGGGGATCTGGGGGGACCCGGTTTGTTTCACTGCTTGGTGGAACCTGTGGCTGATATGGCTGAGATGGTGCTTGGTTGCTGTGGGAACAGATCTGCTCCTGTAGAAATCCCCTTCACATCACTCCAGGGGTCATCCGTGGCAAGGACCCCTGGGCACACCCTCCTGGGCACGAACCAGGACCAGCTCCCTTACCTAGGGACACAGATCAAGCAGCCAGCTGCAGGGTCCTGGGCCTGGGCAGGCCCATCCCAGTTTAGGAAATTCCCCGGGGTCTTGGCACAGAGAGTGTGGCGTCCCGTGGAGCAGCCGCATTTAGCCTTGCAGTGAGGTAAGGTGGACGTGGATACACCAGCGTGCAGAGGCCTCACAGATAAATGGCCGCCCTTATGTGGAGCAGGTCCTCTGGTAGAAACGATTCAAACAGCAAACTCCTGTGACACTCAGACCACGGCCAGTGAAGTGGGAGCCTTTCTGCAGAAAATGGAGATTGCAGCCACAGGTCACTCCATCACGTCTGACTTTATTCAGTCACCACGTATGGGTTGAGGTCCCGCTATGAGCCAGGCACCATTCTGGGGGCTGCCAAGGTCATGGCGAATGGAAACGGTGCCTTCACTCTGGTGGATCTCACAGACGGGCACAGTCCAAATACGGGAGCGTGTGCGTGTCAGATGGCGCCGGTGCCCTGGAAAAATGGCAGCAGAAAGGGGCTTGGGAGAGCGAGACGTTCAGCTTTTTCATCCGCTGCCACAGAACAGCTCTCTATGAAGACCAGCGTCTGAGGAAAgacaggaagcagggagggagggagacctgGGAAAGACCTAGGAAAACAGCAAAGCACGGAGGGCATGGGCACCCAGGCCAGGAGACCCGCGGGAGCTCTGTGAGCAAGGGAGGGGCCACAGGGGACCTCAGAGGGACGTGCGGGGGACTGTGTTTCCAtatgtctgtgtatctgtgtctgtgtgtgtctgtgtgtgtttccacgtgcctatgtgtgtgtctgtgtgtttctgtgtatttctgcatgtatattttcatatgtctgtgtgtgtgtatttccatgtgtctgtatatgtctgtgtgtatatctgtgtgtctgtgtctatgtgtgtgcgtgtgtatttccatgtgtctgtgtgtctatatgtatctatgtgtgtgtgtgtctgtgtgtgtctctgagtgtgtgtgtgtgatgtaggACTTTACTTTCCACTGTAAGACCTGGGCTTTATTTGGAGTAATTTAGGATGTCATCGACATACTTTCACTAGGAAAGTTGCACAAATGCCTTACAGTTTAGCAGACTCTCTACAAATGCTGCGACAATAGACTCAAGGGTTGAAGGACAGAAGCTGGGAGACCGGGGAAGAGGCTCCAATAACCCATCGGAGAGAGGAGGGTGGCTGGGACTCGGGTAGTTTAGGTGGGGGTGGGAAGAGCGAATTAGATTCTGAGAAACACTGAGGGTACGGCCAAAGGGCTTTCTGATGGTTTGGACCTAGGGaattaaagaaatagagaaattgaAAATGGTCCCAGGATTTTTGACCTGAACAAAATAAAGACTAAAGAACATCTCACATCTCCATAATCTTTCCTTTTTGTAACACATGTAAATGATCTCTTGGGCATGAAATAGTCCAAGGCCCGTTAGAGACAGTGGACCAAACCCATGTGACCCCAGCTATGTGGAAAGCCTGGGCTTTGCTGGCTGAAGGAGAATCGTCCAACAGTCCTGGGGCACATGAAATGATCCCATTTCTACCCTCTGGGTTTGGACGTGCACGAATAACCATGTGGAGTCCAATTCCAGAGCTGGCAGAGGTCCTGTCACCTGTGTCACAGGAAGACGAGCGTGTCCTCCTGCATGTCTCGGAGCATATGCTGTTGAACGGAAGAATTTGGAGCACGATAGAGACATGTCTCTCAGTCTcataatttctctgtgttctcaggTGACTGTGAACGACTACGCCATGGGAAGATGGTGAACCAATCATACACAGATGGCTTCATCCTCGTGGGCATCTTTTCCCACAGCCAGACTGACCTTGTCCTCTTCTCTGCAGTGATGGTGGTCTTCACAGTGGCCCTCGGTGGGAACgtcctcctcatcttcctcatctACATGGACCCTCAACTTCACAcccccatgtacttcttcctcAGCCAGCTCTCCCTCATGGACCTCATGTTGGTCTGTAACATTGTGCCAAAGATGGCAGCCAACTTCCTGTCTGGCAGGAAGTCCATCTCCTTTGTGGGCTGTGGGATACAAATtggcctctttgtctctctcGTGGGCTCTGAGGGGCTCTTGCTGGGACTCATGGCTTATGACCGCTATGTGGCCATTAGCCACCCACTTCACTATCCCATCCTCATGAATCAGAAGGTCCGTCTCCAGATTACTGGGAGCTCCTGGGCCTTTGGGATAATCGATGGAGTGATTCAGATGGTGGCAGCCATGAGCTTACCTTACTGTGGCTCGAGGAACGTGGATCACTTCTTCTGTGAGGTTCCAGCTTTACTGAAGCTGGCCTGTGCAGACACTTCCCTTTTTGACACCCTCCTCTTTGCTTGCTGTGTCTTCAtgcttctcctccccttctccatcATCGTGGCCTCCTATGCTTGCATTCTAGGGACTGTGCTGCGAATGCGCTCTGCTCAGGCCTGGAAAAAGGCTCTGGCCACCTGCTCCTCTCACCTGACAGCTGTCACCCTCTTCTATGGGGCAGCCATGTTCATGTACCTGAGGCCTAGGCGCTACCGGGCCCCCAGCCATGACAAGGTGGCCTCTGTCTTCTACACGGTCCTTACTCCCATGCTCAACCCCCTCATTTACAGCTTGAGGAACCGGGAGGTGATGGGGGCACTGAGGAAGGGGCTGGACCACTGCAGGATTGGCAGCCAGCACTGAACCCAAGGCATCCAGTGCCTGGCTCTGCCATCTCTTGGCTCTGGATTGTCAGGTGaataatttgcttattttcagtcttggttttctcattaaTGGTTAGGATCATGACACCTGTTTACATGATGTCTCACACCAGTTATAGCCCAGCACTAGGGTCTTAGGTGAACAACTTATAGAtggcagaaaataaaacttcatcGTTCTCTTTGTAGAGTGTCCACCCCTCACACTGTGTAACTGCTTGCTTGTGTATTCAGTGGAAATCCCCCAAGCCTGCTGTCTCCTCACCACGCCCTAGCAGTGCGCGCCGCTCTGTGTCAGCTCAGCCTCTGTAAGGAGAAAACTGGCTGAACTGCTTCCCCTTTGGGGAATGAAGACTGGAGCATGGTGGCAAAATTTCATCTGCTATTTGAAAACTGATTTTCAGTATTTCGGTTTGAACTATTTGCAGGACTTGTATCCATGCTTCCAAGCTCTGTACCTGTCCTTTGCATATATTTGCAGTAGAATCCTCTTTTCACGGAAAAAATTATCTCCAttgaaggcagagagaaaaaaggcCAGAACTGGGCCTCAGGATTAGACCAAACCCCAGGGAGGTGTTTGCTGGACATTAGAGAAGCGGAGGGAGGTGGCACCCAGGGCCTACCATGGGAGATGACTTTAGATTGTCCACTCAGCTTAATTCTCACAGAAAACATTCTGTGGTGAAAATATGATGTCCATTTTACAGGAGATGAAGCTGCGGCTCAGATCGGTACGTCCCTGCCTCATCATCCGGTTTTCCTCTTCACCTCCCCATGGGAGACACGGGTTTTTTGCCGCAGCTGAGATGAGCAAACAACTTCGCAGGAGGCTCCTTCCCTTGGGCATTTAATTGCCTGAAGAGGTGTCTCCAAGGACTGGTGAAAATAGAAGTAACTTTCCTTAGTCACGGGGCTGCAAGATTTTCTGTTGTGTAAATGCATCTTGGTATATTCTGTGACCTCTTGCTGATACCACTTAGGTAATGCCCAACCTACCAAATTAATTTAAGctgtctgtatatatttttttgagacagagtttcactcttgtcgcctggctggagtgcagtggcatgattttggctctggggttcaagtgattctcctgccttagcttcccaagtagatgggattacaggtgctcaccaccatgcctggctaaattttgtatttttagtagagacgggttttcaccatgttggccaggttggtctttaattcctggcctcaggtgatcttccttcctcggcctcccaaagtgctgggagtacaggcatgagccactatgcccagccataaGCTCTATAATTTTAAATCTCTTTCTGTGTATTCTCATTCTCATCATATATTTTTGCCTTGTACAAATTTCAATTTGCCCCAAATTCTGCTCTTCCAGGAAGCATCCCTGATTAACCTCATGCCCACTCAGATTTCTCTAGGATTTTGCACCCCTCAAACCATAAGTATCTTGAGTATTCCAACCAGAACTGTTTATCTATAACCACTGAATCTCTAGACTGGAAGAAAATTTATAGCAAACTTAATCTAGCCCTCTTTCATGGACACAGGATTTTGGACCACAATCGCCAAAACAAAAGTTTTACCAGCCTTTGCCTTAATCATGGTGGGATAAttcctatttcattttcttgcatttcattggcattgattttgtgtccttaaTTCACTTCCTGCACAAGGACCAGGCATTCAGTTGAAAAATATCTACTGAACACCTACCAGCACCCAGAAATGTGGCAAGTTCCAGATCACAAAAAGGTTCCACAGGGTCCTCTTATGTCCAGGCACACAATTCAGTTCACTATCAATGCTCCTTATGAAACAAGCGTTGCACAACTAGTCTCAGTGTGAGCGACTGCAAACTTAGAGATTTAGAATTGTTAGAGATTTGTAAGGAAATAATATACACAGAGAAAATACGTGTGAAAGGGGGCTCGATgccgtagctcacacctgtaatcctaccactttgggaggccaaggtgggaggattgcttgagcccagcagttggagactagcctgagcaacgtggcaaaaccccatctttacgaaaaatacaaaaatcagcctggtgtggtggcacacatccgtgatcgtgccactgcactccagcctgggagacagagcaggagcctgtctcaaaaaaataaaataaaataaacaaaaagtaaaaagaaaatagacgTGAGAGCACAGGAGAGTAGAAGCAGCAAGAATCTCGCCAGGGGTCGTGGGAGTTTTTGTTACTTGCTTCACTTTTGTGTATACCTGACATTTTTTATAACTGATAGTTTAAAATGCTCAAGGCCAGTTTTTTTTGCCTACTGCCTTACCAAATCCTTTCCCATCAAGTTGTCCGTTCATTGTATTGGGTAGTTTGGGGGCATAGACGTGAAAAATCTTCATGGCAATCAGTTAGGTCCATGttctgtgtgtgtgaatataaaaattgcttgaagccaggcgtggcagctcattcctataatcccagctgaagatgggaggctgaggcgcaaggatcccttgagtccggGAGTCAGACATTGCAGTGTCACTGCACGCCAGCCAGGGCAGCTCAGACagagcctatctctacaaatTAGAAATATTCCATTTCAGCTGGGCAGGGTTTctcatgtctgcagtcccagcactttgggaggccgaggcaggaggatcacttgagcccaggagtttgagaccagcctgggcaacatggcgaaaccccatctctagaacaaataaacataaaacatgaattttaaatttaaaaattgctctaCACCTCCATTTGGAACgactgtgtatgtgtttgtgacaCGTATGAAAGCTAAGCTGGCCTCTCCATAACCGCGGGCTCAGATCTGTCCTGATCACGTTTCGCGCCAAGGTCTGACCCTGGAGGAATCAGTATCCGCTGCTGTCCGAGGCCAGCGCCCGTCCCCACCCAGGACAACCAACGGCCACAGGAGGGCAGCAGAGAGCCACGATCCCAATCAGAGGAGCGCACGGACAGCAAGGGATAGGCGCAGgtgtttacatttgtttgttttcttttttatttaagtgACCTGTGCCATCGTGTTGGTCTGAAATAGCCCGGGATGTGGCCATAGAGACAGATCTAGTGCCGGTGAACGAGAGAGCGGAGTGGGGTCCAGGCTACTCCAgcctccctcctgctgccctTGGCAAGGCTgccagcctctctgtgcctcggtgTCCGCATCTGTCACGTTGGGATAATAACAGCATGGACTGCAGGGGGCTGGTGACAGTAAAGAGAGTGAGGTGCGTGGCGGCAGCGAGGGCCGGCCCAGGAGGACCCGGTGGGAGCTCCTACTGACTGTGGAGAGGATTAGCAGAGGCCCCGCTGAGGACAGCACTGGGGACGTTCAGGGGAAGGGGCTCGTGGGAGGGTGGTGGGAAACACCTGCAGGCAGAGGGTGGGTGCGATTCTGGGGACCTCAAAAGCCACACCCAGGTGCCCTCCAGGGAGCACTGCAGTGGGAAAGTGTCCAAGGCCTGATGTTCCCGTGGGCAAGGCCCTCCCCTCTAACCCACAGCCACTCCCAGGGCCGAGTT is a window from the Chlorocebus sabaeus isolate Y175 unplaced genomic scaffold, mChlSab1.0.hap1 unalloc_scaffold_95, whole genome shotgun sequence genome containing:
- the LOC119621939 gene encoding olfactory receptor 2V1, translated to MVNQSYTDGFILVGIFSHSQTDLVLFSAVMVVFTVALGGNVLLIFLIYMDPQLHTPMYFFLSQLSLMDLMLVCNIVPKMAANFLSGRKSISFVGCGIQIGLFVSLVGSEGLLLGLMAYDRYVAISHPLHYPILMNQKVRLQITGSSWAFGIIDGVIQMVAAMSLPYCGSRNVDHFFCEVPALLKLACADTSLFDTLLFACCVFMLLLPFSIIVASYACILGTVLRMRSAQAWKKALATCSSHLTAVTLFYGAAMFMYLRPRRYRAPSHDKVASVFYTVLTPMLNPLIYSLRNREVMGALRKGLDHCRIGSQH